From the Halalkalicoccus sp. CGA53 genome, one window contains:
- a CDS encoding glycosyltransferase family 2 protein: MELSVVVATLNGRERLSECLDALSLHTGSEVIVVNGPSTDGTSGMVHGRDDVDVLVELPERNINVSRNAGLSVASGDLVAFVDQDYRVEPTWEASLREGLSRADCVTGPTRRTVRGGATGDELESRSIAGREVSYFAGGNVAFTREVALSLDGFDEYLETGGARDAAHRLAAQKRTVEWHPEMGVRGPYSADGGERDARQLPSADGEYRRWAWKYRSLAYRLAKNYGLRPTVVRRMAGHTARDGVAAGRSVLGGTLPPSAWFGGGVGISKNVLRGTRDGLAARFRDRTSTRNPNGLSMRRDRAVERHDWR; encoded by the coding sequence ATGGAGCTCTCGGTGGTGGTCGCGACGCTCAACGGGCGCGAGCGGCTGTCGGAGTGTCTCGATGCCCTTTCTTTGCACACCGGGAGCGAGGTGATCGTCGTCAACGGGCCCTCCACGGACGGAACGAGCGGGATGGTCCACGGCCGCGACGACGTCGACGTGCTCGTCGAACTCCCCGAGCGCAACATCAACGTCTCGCGCAACGCGGGGCTCTCGGTCGCCTCGGGGGACCTCGTCGCGTTCGTCGATCAGGACTACCGCGTCGAGCCGACCTGGGAGGCGAGCCTGCGCGAGGGGCTCTCCCGTGCGGACTGCGTCACCGGACCCACGCGACGAACCGTTCGAGGCGGGGCGACCGGCGACGAACTCGAGTCGCGCTCGATCGCCGGCCGCGAGGTGAGCTACTTCGCCGGCGGGAACGTCGCGTTCACCCGGGAGGTGGCGCTCTCGCTCGACGGCTTCGACGAGTACCTTGAGACCGGCGGCGCGCGCGACGCCGCCCACCGGCTGGCCGCCCAGAAGCGCACGGTCGAGTGGCACCCGGAGATGGGCGTCAGGGGACCGTACTCCGCGGACGGGGGCGAGCGGGACGCGCGACAGCTCCCAAGCGCCGACGGCGAGTACCGCCGCTGGGCGTGGAAGTACCGTTCGCTCGCCTACCGGCTGGCGAAGAACTACGGCCTCAGGCCGACGGTCGTCCGCCGGATGGCGGGGCACACCGCGCGCGACGGCGTCGCTGCCGGGCGGAGCGTGCTCGGGGGGACTCTTCCCCCGAGCGCGTGGTTCGGCGGCGGCGTCGGCATCTCGAAGAACGTCCTCCGAGGTACGAGAGACGGCCTGGCCGCGCGGTTCCGCGACCGGACGAGCACCCGGAACCCGAACGGGCTGTCGATGCGCCGCGACCGGGCGGTCGAACGCCACGACTGGCGGTAG
- a CDS encoding class I SAM-dependent methyltransferase, with translation MKGKEWYQTTEVAEEYDDKRFSRGGRLIDRREKQAVLDALSPLSGKRVLEIACGTGRFTVMLAERGADITGLDISAAMLSQGRVKARQLGVEDHVEFVRGDAARLPFPDDHFDAVLAMRFFHLIPDPERFLAEMRRVTSGEIVFDTFNDRSTRTVYNWLLPMGSRLYSERDVHELVDRADLDLVRAEHDFLLPYGFYRAIPGPVAGALYGLEGRLEETNASDRFASVSYWTAQVR, from the coding sequence GTGAAAGGCAAGGAGTGGTACCAGACGACCGAGGTCGCGGAGGAGTACGACGACAAGCGCTTCTCGCGCGGCGGCCGTCTGATCGATCGCCGCGAGAAGCAGGCGGTGCTCGACGCGCTCTCGCCGCTGTCGGGAAAGCGCGTCCTCGAGATCGCCTGCGGGACCGGCCGCTTCACCGTGATGCTCGCCGAGCGTGGCGCGGACATCACCGGCCTCGACATCTCCGCGGCGATGCTCTCGCAGGGCCGGGTGAAAGCACGACAGCTGGGCGTCGAGGACCACGTCGAGTTCGTCCGGGGTGACGCCGCCCGACTCCCGTTCCCGGACGACCACTTCGACGCGGTACTCGCGATGCGGTTTTTCCACCTGATCCCCGACCCGGAGCGCTTTCTCGCCGAGATGCGCCGCGTGACGAGCGGCGAGATCGTCTTCGACACGTTCAACGACCGCTCGACGCGCACGGTCTACAACTGGCTGCTGCCGATGGGTTCGCGGCTCTACTCCGAGCGGGACGTCCACGAACTGGTCGACCGCGCCGACCTCGACCTCGTCCGCGCGGAGCACGACTTCCTCCTGCCGTACGGCTTCTACCGCGCGATCCCCGGACCGGTCGCCGGCGCGCTCTACGGCCTCGAGGGGCGACTCGAGGAGACGAACGCCAGCGATCGGTTCGCCTCGGTGAGCTACTGGACCGCGCAGGTGCGGTGA
- a CDS encoding PPOX class F420-dependent oxidoreductase encodes MAIPESHQDLFERESFAHFATLMPDGTPQVTPVWIDAEDGDVLVNTARGRQKERNVERGSKVGLSILDPDDPYRYISIRGEVAEVTEEGAVEHIDALARRYMGVEEYPHHGDEGGERVIVRIEVGGVATGGE; translated from the coding sequence ATGGCGATTCCCGAGAGCCACCAGGACCTCTTCGAACGCGAGTCGTTCGCCCACTTCGCGACGCTGATGCCCGACGGCACGCCGCAGGTGACGCCGGTGTGGATCGACGCCGAGGACGGTGACGTGCTGGTGAACACCGCCCGCGGCCGGCAGAAGGAGCGAAACGTCGAGCGGGGTTCGAAGGTCGGACTCTCGATACTCGACCCGGACGATCCGTACAGATACATCTCGATCCGCGGCGAGGTCGCGGAGGTGACCGAGGAGGGTGCCGTCGAGCACATCGACGCACTCGCACGGCGTTACATGGGCGTCGAGGAGTACCCACACCACGGCGACGAGGGCGGGGAGCGGGTGATCGTCCGCATCGAGGTCGGGGGCGTCGCGACCGGCGGGGAGTGA
- a CDS encoding winged helix-turn-helix transcriptional regulator, with protein MSTSTADERARAGETLLTDEEYRERLIELPPSAKLVAKVLESDSPLSQGQLAEESLLPDRTVRYALNRLEEVGIVGSRYSFRDARKQVYYLHR; from the coding sequence ATGAGCACCAGTACGGCCGACGAGCGGGCGCGGGCGGGAGAGACGCTCCTCACCGACGAGGAGTACAGAGAGCGGCTGATCGAACTGCCCCCGAGCGCGAAGCTCGTCGCCAAAGTGCTGGAGAGCGACTCGCCGCTCTCGCAGGGCCAGCTCGCCGAGGAGTCGCTGCTCCCCGACAGGACCGTACGCTACGCGCTCAACAGGCTGGAGGAGGTCGGCATCGTCGGCTCTCGCTACAGCTTCCGCGACGCCAGAAAGCAGGTCTACTACCTGCACCGCTAG
- a CDS encoding MBL fold metallo-hydrolase: MRSIATCSVPTATSAPNGATNAYLVGREGAMLVDPAGRTPGLDRAVEARSVEHVLLTHTHPDHVGGVAEYATRTGATVWAHGAYEDRFEWATGIGPDRTLSDGEVIRTGDGTRVEVLETPGHAPDHLVFAIGSSLLVGDLSMAEGSVLVGDDGDLAAYLASLDRLLALSPSTCYPGHGPTIEDPDETLSRLIEHRRERERRVVAAVRNGRETVEGIVESAYERDLTGVEHLAGQAVRAHLRKLAAEGVVRWDGERAHALASDD; encoded by the coding sequence ATGAGATCTATCGCCACCTGTTCGGTCCCGACGGCGACGAGCGCCCCGAACGGCGCGACGAACGCCTATCTCGTCGGCCGCGAGGGGGCGATGCTCGTCGATCCCGCCGGTCGAACGCCCGGCCTCGACCGGGCGGTCGAGGCGCGCTCGGTCGAGCACGTCCTCCTCACGCACACCCACCCGGACCACGTGGGCGGGGTCGCGGAGTACGCGACGAGGACGGGAGCGACCGTCTGGGCGCACGGCGCGTACGAGGACCGGTTCGAGTGGGCGACCGGGATCGGCCCGGACCGAACGCTCTCCGACGGGGAGGTCATCCGTACGGGCGACGGAACGAGGGTAGAGGTCCTCGAGACGCCCGGACACGCGCCGGATCACCTCGTGTTCGCGATCGGATCGTCCCTCCTGGTCGGCGACCTCTCGATGGCCGAGGGGAGCGTCCTCGTGGGCGACGACGGCGATCTAGCCGCCTACCTCGCCTCGCTCGACCGGCTGCTCGCGCTCTCCCCGTCGACCTGCTACCCCGGGCACGGTCCAACGATCGAGGACCCGGACGAGACGCTCTCGCGGCTGATCGAGCACCGCAGAGAGCGCGAACGGCGGGTGGTGGCCGCTGTCCGTAACGGGAGGGAGACGGTCGAAGGGATCGTCGAGTCGGCGTACGAGAGAGACCTTACGGGCGTCGAGCACCTCGCCGGGCAGGCGGTCCGCGCCCACCTCCGGAAGCTCGCGGCGGAGGGTGTGGTCCGATGGGACGGTGAGCGTGCCCACGCGCTCGCGAGCGACGACTGA
- a CDS encoding YkgJ family cysteine cluster protein: protein MESLEAELARARGLSVSDLAGAIESIGFECTRCGACCTAEDEDEHTATVFPDEVRELQGVTESEWRDVARPMPYGIEDGEGETFEWALQTTACGDCVFYEEEGGVGACTVHPDRPLICRTYPFSVALGGTSQPMGEPVDREGSVRAHECEGLGREITRSDAETLAATLRERAIRELEEAIAVRDAYEPAGRGGIVVHDSEGRKRPDGSELS, encoded by the coding sequence ATGGAGTCGCTTGAGGCCGAACTGGCGCGCGCTCGCGGACTCTCGGTGAGCGACCTCGCCGGCGCGATCGAGTCGATCGGCTTCGAGTGTACGCGCTGTGGGGCCTGCTGTACCGCCGAAGACGAGGACGAGCACACGGCGACGGTGTTCCCGGACGAGGTGCGCGAGCTACAGGGGGTGACCGAGAGCGAGTGGCGGGACGTCGCCCGGCCGATGCCGTACGGAATCGAGGACGGTGAGGGCGAGACGTTCGAGTGGGCGCTGCAGACCACCGCTTGCGGGGACTGCGTCTTCTACGAGGAGGAGGGGGGAGTCGGGGCGTGTACGGTCCACCCGGACCGGCCGCTGATCTGTCGGACCTACCCGTTCAGCGTCGCGCTCGGCGGGACGAGCCAGCCGATGGGCGAGCCGGTCGACCGGGAGGGGAGTGTCCGCGCCCACGAGTGCGAGGGGCTCGGCCGCGAGATCACCAGGAGCGACGCCGAGACGCTCGCGGCGACGCTGAGAGAGCGGGCGATTCGGGAACTAGAGGAGGCGATCGCCGTGCGTGACGCCTACGAACCGGCAGGACGGGGAGGGATCGTCGTCCACGACTCGGAGGGACGGAAGCGACCGGACGGGTCGGAGCTTTCCTGA
- a CDS encoding TRAM domain-containing protein — translation MEISDKLLCLFNADVTATDDGYIVEVPRSEVEKGSIDPGETYRVALISREAPEEKPSESKRESRKGSEPQPPVEIGEVRYVEIEDIGKQGDGIARVERGYVIIVPGAEIGEQVKVEVTEVKSNFAVGEIIDESTL, via the coding sequence GTGGAAATCTCTGATAAGCTCCTGTGTCTGTTCAACGCCGACGTCACCGCGACCGACGACGGCTACATCGTCGAAGTGCCGCGTAGCGAGGTCGAGAAGGGGTCGATCGATCCCGGCGAGACCTACCGCGTGGCGCTCATCTCGCGCGAGGCTCCCGAGGAGAAACCCTCGGAGTCGAAACGCGAGAGCCGCAAGGGTTCGGAGCCCCAGCCCCCGGTCGAGATCGGCGAGGTCCGCTACGTCGAGATCGAGGACATCGGCAAGCAGGGCGACGGCATCGCACGCGTCGAACGCGGCTACGTCATCATCGTCCCCGGCGCGGAGATCGGCGAACAGGTGAAAGTCGAGGTAACGGAAGTGAAATCGAACTTCGCGGTCGGCGAGATCATCGACGAGAGCACGCTGTAA